In Tessaracoccus flavus, the following are encoded in one genomic region:
- a CDS encoding ABC transporter permease: MTRWRLAWLIAALVPAVFLGVFFAWPVAALVARGFHDAEGWTLDGFRQVFASRRTWRALTFTLWSAGVSTVACLVLGLPGAYLLYRCHFRGRDVLRGLITIPFVLPTVVVGVAFGSLLRRDGLLGWTGLDGTPTAIIAAMVFFNYSVVVRTVGTLWARLDPRLGHAAAMLGASPLRALATVTLPALTPAVVSAASLVFLFSASSYGIVMVLGQTRYSTIETEIWFLTTQLLDLPGAAALSVAQLAVVTVALWVSGRAQATMTRALRLQPDVAASRRLALRRDWVAVSITTVVGTLLLGLPVANLLWRSLHAEGAFGVGNYVRLFRDGAFGTSVWSALRTTLLTATAAMTIALTLGVLVALVASRRPRSRRGRNALSALEALFLLPLGVSAVTVGFGYLITLNRPPLDLRSSIVLIPIAQAIVALPLVIRTLLPVLRAIDPRQLEAAATLGAHPFRVLRDIELPHVGRGLGLAAGFAFATSLGEFGATSFLARPDNPTLPVLIFRLFGRPGAENYGSALAASVVLAGLAAITMAAAERVRPREVTSW; this comes from the coding sequence ATGACCAGGTGGCGTCTGGCGTGGCTGATCGCCGCGCTCGTACCCGCCGTGTTCCTCGGGGTCTTCTTCGCCTGGCCCGTCGCCGCGCTGGTCGCGAGGGGCTTCCACGACGCAGAGGGGTGGACCCTCGACGGGTTCCGGCAGGTCTTCGCGTCCCGCCGGACATGGCGTGCGCTGACGTTCACCCTCTGGTCGGCAGGCGTGTCGACAGTCGCGTGCCTGGTGCTCGGCCTACCCGGCGCCTACCTGCTCTACCGGTGCCACTTCCGCGGCCGAGACGTGCTGCGGGGGCTCATCACGATCCCGTTCGTGCTGCCGACGGTCGTGGTCGGCGTTGCGTTCGGGTCCCTGCTGCGCCGAGACGGGCTACTGGGCTGGACCGGCCTCGACGGCACCCCGACGGCGATCATCGCGGCCATGGTGTTCTTCAACTACTCCGTGGTGGTGCGGACCGTCGGCACCTTGTGGGCCAGGCTCGACCCCCGCCTCGGCCACGCCGCCGCGATGCTGGGCGCGTCACCGCTGCGGGCACTGGCGACGGTGACCCTGCCCGCCCTTACCCCTGCCGTCGTCTCCGCTGCCTCGCTCGTCTTCCTCTTCAGCGCCTCGTCCTACGGCATCGTGATGGTGCTCGGGCAGACCCGCTACAGCACGATCGAGACCGAGATCTGGTTTCTCACCACCCAACTGCTCGATCTGCCGGGAGCAGCTGCGCTCTCCGTCGCCCAGCTGGCGGTGGTCACGGTGGCGCTCTGGGTGAGCGGACGAGCGCAGGCGACCATGACCCGGGCGCTGCGCCTGCAGCCCGACGTCGCGGCCTCCCGGCGCCTCGCCCTGCGCCGCGACTGGGTTGCGGTGAGCATCACGACCGTCGTCGGCACCCTCCTCCTCGGGCTTCCTGTGGCGAACCTGCTCTGGCGTTCGCTCCACGCAGAGGGGGCCTTCGGAGTCGGCAACTATGTGCGGCTGTTCAGGGACGGGGCCTTCGGGACGAGCGTGTGGTCGGCACTCAGGACCACGCTGCTGACGGCGACCGCCGCCATGACGATCGCGCTCACGCTCGGGGTGCTCGTGGCCCTCGTCGCCTCCCGCCGCCCCCGCAGCCGCCGTGGAAGAAACGCCTTGTCCGCACTGGAGGCGCTCTTCCTCCTGCCGCTCGGGGTGTCCGCGGTGACCGTCGGCTTCGGGTACCTCATCACGCTCAACCGACCACCCCTCGACCTCCGCTCCTCGATCGTGCTCATCCCCATCGCGCAGGCCATCGTCGCCCTGCCCCTGGTCATCCGCACGCTGCTGCCGGTGCTCAGAGCGATCGACCCGCGCCAGCTGGAGGCCGCCGCGACGCTCGGAGCGCACCCCTTTCGAGTCCTGCGCGACATCGAACTGCCCCATGTGGGGCGCGGGCTCGGCCTCGCCGCGGGCTTCGCATTCGCGACGTCGCTCGGCGAGTTCGGAGCCACCAGCTTCCTTGCGCGTCCCGACAACCCGACGCTGCCTGTCCTCATCTTCCGGCTGTTCGGGCGGCCGGGAGCCGAGAACTACGGTTCGGCGCTGGCCGCTTCTGTGGTGCTGGCAGGATTGGCAGCGATCACGATGGCCGCCGCCGAGCGCGTCCGGCCGAGGGAGGTGACGTCGTGGTAG
- the pgsA gene encoding phosphatidylinositol phosphate synthase: protein MLSFLRGAYGRALTPLAGLLLRVGLTPTAVTVVGTLGVAVASLWLLPQGRWALAFFIIGAFLLADGLDGTMARLGGRESRFGAFLDSTLDRVADGAVFAGFAIWAALHDTATMWLALGALVMGFVVSYARARAEVEGWDASTGLFERTDRLVIAGAGALAVDLGAPLWVLTAALSLVALGSAITAGQRIAAAWRQSKGPDAPQS, encoded by the coding sequence GTGCTGTCGTTTCTGCGCGGAGCCTACGGGCGTGCGCTCACCCCACTGGCCGGACTTCTCCTGCGGGTGGGACTGACACCGACGGCCGTGACGGTGGTTGGAACACTCGGCGTCGCCGTGGCCTCGCTGTGGCTCCTGCCGCAGGGCCGGTGGGCGCTGGCGTTCTTCATCATCGGGGCCTTCCTGCTGGCCGATGGCCTCGACGGCACGATGGCGCGTCTCGGTGGACGGGAGTCCCGGTTCGGAGCATTCCTCGACTCGACGCTGGACCGGGTGGCGGACGGCGCTGTCTTCGCAGGCTTTGCCATCTGGGCGGCCCTGCACGACACAGCGACGATGTGGCTCGCCCTGGGTGCCCTCGTCATGGGGTTCGTCGTGTCCTACGCGCGAGCGCGTGCCGAGGTGGAGGGCTGGGACGCCTCGACCGGGCTCTTCGAGCGAACCGACCGGCTCGTGATCGCCGGGGCCGGCGCGCTGGCCGTCGATCTCGGTGCGCCACTGTGGGTCCTGACCGCAGCGCTGTCTCTGGTGGCGCTGGGGAGCGCAATCACCGCCGGGCAGCGGATAGCAGCGGCGTGGCGACAGTCGAAGGGACCTGACGCCCCCCAATCCTGA
- a CDS encoding histone-like nucleoid-structuring protein Lsr2, with the protein MARQIRVILTDDIDGSEGAQTVEFALAGKNYSIDLNETNRKKLETALAPFIEKADKVSRGRTQRRSSSSSARSGNTSAVRSWARGEGYEVSDRGRVPAHIVEAYEAAH; encoded by the coding sequence ATGGCTCGCCAAATCCGCGTCATTCTCACCGACGACATCGACGGTTCGGAGGGCGCTCAGACCGTCGAATTCGCCCTGGCCGGTAAGAACTACTCCATCGATCTGAATGAAACAAACCGAAAGAAGCTCGAGACCGCGCTCGCGCCTTTCATCGAGAAGGCCGACAAGGTCTCGCGCGGACGCACCCAGCGTCGTTCCTCGTCTAGTTCAGCCCGCTCGGGCAACACCTCCGCGGTCCGCAGCTGGGCGCGTGGGGAGGGCTACGAGGTGTCCGATCGTGGCCGGGTGCCGGCCCACATCGTCGAGGCCTACGAAGCCGCGCACTGA
- the disA gene encoding DNA integrity scanning diadenylate cyclase DisA — MSRSTVRRYLKQLAPGTPVRAGLDRILHGGTGALIVLGNNAKVQQVCSGGFQIGVDCTEQSLRELAKLDGAIVLTNDLSRIVSAGVHLVPGGDLPTAETGTRHRSADRTAQHAGVPVVTVSASMGTISLFLAGRRHVVETVPQVTSRANQTLATLSRVVGRLTDMLDHFSTLEIGEQVTLRDLTQVVHRLELTRRLSSEMQFYTDVLGVEGRLVSLQHAELATSFDGLADLLTQDYSHNVADPAAFDLTTLHNFSGEELFASQLVAERLGFGAAPILSSR; from the coding sequence TTGTCCAGGTCGACCGTCCGCCGCTACCTCAAGCAGCTCGCACCCGGTACCCCGGTGCGCGCCGGGCTGGATCGCATTCTCCACGGCGGGACGGGCGCGCTGATCGTGCTGGGCAACAACGCCAAGGTGCAGCAGGTCTGTTCCGGCGGGTTCCAGATCGGCGTCGACTGCACCGAGCAGTCCCTGCGGGAACTCGCCAAGCTCGACGGGGCGATCGTCCTCACCAACGACCTGAGCCGCATCGTGTCCGCCGGCGTGCATCTCGTTCCCGGGGGAGATCTTCCGACGGCGGAGACCGGAACGCGGCACCGGTCGGCCGACCGCACGGCCCAGCACGCGGGCGTTCCCGTGGTCACCGTGTCGGCATCCATGGGCACCATTTCGCTGTTCCTGGCTGGACGGCGCCACGTCGTCGAGACGGTCCCACAGGTGACCAGCCGGGCCAACCAGACGCTGGCCACCCTCTCGAGGGTGGTGGGCCGCCTCACCGACATGCTGGACCACTTCTCGACGCTGGAGATCGGCGAGCAGGTGACGCTGCGCGACCTCACGCAGGTGGTGCACCGCCTCGAGTTGACCCGTCGGTTGTCGTCGGAGATGCAGTTCTACACCGATGTGCTCGGCGTGGAAGGGCGGCTCGTGTCGCTCCAGCACGCGGAGCTCGCCACCAGCTTCGACGGCCTGGCGGACCTGCTCACCCAGGACTACTCCCACAACGTCGCCGACCCCGCCGCGTTCGACCTCACGACGCTGCACAACTTCTCCGGCGAGGAACTCTTCGCGAGCCAGCTAGTCGCCGAACGGCTCGGATTCGGGGCAGCGCCAATCTTGAGCAGTCGCTGA
- a CDS encoding ABC transporter ATP-binding protein codes for MVGLEVRDAVVRYGATTAVDHVSLQVTPGAVVALLGPSGSGKSTLLRAIAGLEPLVSGAVLWDGTDLARVKVHKRNFGMVFQDAQLFPTMTVGRNIAYGLGSLGRAAQRERVAEMLDLIGLPGFESRRVTELSGGQAQRIALARSLAPSPRLLLLDEPLSALDTGLRRRLADDLARILRATHTTAIHVTHDHQEAYTVADTVAVLQEGRLLQEADPDALRRTPASREVAAFLGFRAFVTQQQARVLLWDGTLPVGTVLGIGPGSLVPDQAGVEVPILDQGFTVDDVEVGVRLPDGQRAVVSVPERLDSSTMRIRLIGGAVTPV; via the coding sequence GTGGTAGGCCTTGAGGTGCGCGACGCCGTCGTCCGGTACGGCGCGACCACAGCCGTCGACCACGTGAGCCTCCAGGTGACCCCTGGCGCAGTCGTGGCGCTCCTCGGTCCCTCCGGATCCGGGAAGTCCACCCTGCTGCGAGCGATCGCAGGGCTCGAGCCGTTGGTGTCCGGGGCCGTGCTGTGGGACGGCACGGACCTCGCCAGGGTGAAGGTGCACAAGCGCAACTTCGGTATGGTGTTCCAGGACGCGCAGCTGTTTCCCACCATGACTGTCGGCCGCAACATCGCCTACGGGTTGGGGTCACTGGGCAGAGCGGCTCAACGTGAGCGCGTCGCCGAGATGCTCGACCTCATCGGGCTACCGGGGTTCGAGTCCCGGCGGGTGACGGAGCTCTCCGGTGGCCAGGCGCAGCGGATCGCGCTGGCCCGCTCGCTGGCTCCCTCCCCACGCCTCCTGCTGCTGGACGAGCCATTGTCTGCCCTCGACACAGGCCTTCGGCGACGCCTTGCCGATGATCTCGCCCGGATCCTGCGGGCCACGCACACTACAGCCATCCACGTCACGCACGACCACCAGGAGGCATACACGGTGGCCGACACCGTGGCGGTGCTGCAGGAGGGCCGGCTCCTGCAGGAGGCCGACCCGGACGCGCTCCGGAGGACGCCCGCCTCCCGTGAGGTGGCGGCCTTCCTCGGCTTCCGAGCCTTCGTCACTCAGCAGCAGGCGCGGGTGCTGCTCTGGGACGGCACGCTGCCCGTCGGCACCGTGCTCGGGATCGGGCCGGGTTCCCTGGTGCCCGACCAGGCCGGGGTAGAGGTGCCGATCCTGGACCAGGGCTTCACCGTCGACGACGTCGAGGTGGGGGTGCGGTTGCCCGACGGCCAGCGCGCCGTCGTCTCCGTGCCCGAGCGACTCGACTCCTCGACGATGCGCATCCGACTGATCGGTGGTGCCGTCACCCCCGTCTGA
- a CDS encoding NADH-quinone oxidoreductase subunit D has protein sequence MDKQYTIGGLSLPGHDSLSLGPRHPTSVGLIRLSLHTDNGVISHADVTSGFGHRAAEKLFEVRDYRSMIMLADRHDWLAAFSGELSLTLTVENALRLTPPPRATVLRTLLAEYARLHSHLSFLSYLADGELEARLWACVEGLRQGLLTWTGNRVHPMLARVGGLAADVPAGWLDALDDLLDDVARVSSDLRGVLARTDRFSGLAVLDAEACLSYGLSGPVSRAADLDLDRRYTGYLAYGELHRPVQTRDAGDAQARFGVLIDELGTSIDMIRMARALAGETPGDVDVRLSRRLKVPEGEHQTQIEAPWGVAGCLMVSRGGQTPWRVALRTPSFANLSALGAALSGAPEEQICDVVASLGYTIGDADK, from the coding sequence ATGGATAAGCAGTACACAATTGGCGGATTGAGCCTGCCCGGGCATGATTCTCTTTCGCTGGGCCCGCGCCACCCGACGAGCGTCGGCCTCATCCGATTGAGCCTCCACACCGACAATGGGGTCATCTCGCACGCCGATGTCACGAGCGGCTTCGGGCATCGAGCGGCGGAAAAGCTCTTCGAGGTCCGCGATTACCGGTCCATGATCATGCTTGCCGATCGCCACGATTGGCTCGCCGCCTTCAGCGGTGAACTCAGCCTGACATTGACCGTGGAGAACGCTCTGCGGCTCACCCCTCCCCCCCGCGCCACCGTCCTGCGGACCCTGTTGGCCGAGTACGCGCGGCTGCACAGCCACCTGTCGTTCCTCAGCTACCTCGCAGATGGCGAGCTCGAGGCGCGGCTCTGGGCGTGCGTCGAGGGGTTGCGGCAGGGTCTGCTCACGTGGACGGGCAACCGGGTGCACCCCATGCTGGCCAGGGTGGGAGGTCTGGCGGCCGACGTCCCTGCGGGCTGGCTCGATGCCCTCGACGATCTGCTCGACGACGTCGCACGCGTGTCCTCCGACCTTCGGGGGGTGCTCGCCCGCACCGACAGGTTCTCGGGCCTGGCGGTCCTCGATGCCGAGGCCTGCCTGTCCTACGGATTGTCCGGTCCCGTCTCGAGGGCCGCGGACCTGGACCTCGACCGTCGATACACGGGCTACCTCGCCTACGGGGAACTGCACCGCCCAGTCCAGACCCGCGACGCGGGTGACGCGCAGGCCCGGTTCGGTGTGCTGATCGACGAGTTGGGCACGAGCATCGACATGATCCGGATGGCGCGCGCGCTGGCCGGCGAGACGCCGGGCGACGTCGACGTGCGGCTGTCCCGGCGCCTCAAGGTGCCGGAGGGGGAGCATCAGACGCAGATCGAGGCTCCGTGGGGCGTTGCCGGGTGCCTCATGGTCTCCCGCGGCGGACAGACTCCGTGGCGGGTGGCGCTGCGCACCCCGTCGTTCGCCAACCTCTCGGCCCTGGGGGCGGCGCTGTCAGGTGCGCCCGAGGAGCAGATCTGCGACGTCGTCGCCTCGCTCGGCTACACGATCGGCGACGCGGACAAGTAG
- a CDS encoding ATP-dependent Clp protease ATP-binding subunit: MFERFTDRARRVIVLAQDEAKLLNHNFIGTEHVLLGLIHEGEGVAARALESLGIALDAVREQVEEIIGPGQQVPTGHIPFTPRAKKVLELSLREALQMNHNYIGTEHILLGLIREGEGVAAQVLIKLGADLSRVRSTVLQLITGYQGREASMSGAPETGPEKGNSQILDQFGRNLTQAARENQLDPVIGRTQEIERVMTVLSRRTKNNPVLIGEPGVGKTAVVEGLSQAIVRGDVPETLRDKQIYTLDLGALVAGSRYRGDFEERLKKVLKEIKTRGDIMLFIDEIHTLVGAGAAEGAIDAASILKPMLARGELQTIGATTLDEYRKHIEKDAALERRFQPIQVAEPSVAMTVDILKGLRDRYEAHHRITITDEALSAAATMADRYIQDRFLPDKAIDLIDEAGARLRIQRMTAPPDLREFDEAIAANKLQKDAAIDAQDFERAARLRDEEQKLRAQRAEKEEAWKQGDSDIPAVVGEEEIAVVLSGSTGIPVFKLTEEESQRLLRMEQELAKRYIGQDDAVKALSRSIRRTRAGLKDPKRPSGSFIFAGPSGVGKTELTKALTEFLFGDEDALITLDMSEYSEKHTASRMFGSPPGYVGYEEGGQLTEKVRRKPFSVVLFDEIEKAHPDIFNSLLQILDEGRLTDAQGRVVDFKNTVIVMTTNLGSRDISKNVNLGFTRSGDTESSYEKMKAKVSDELKQHFRPEFLNRVDEIVVFHQLTQADIERIVDLMVAQIEGRLRDKDMGIELTPAAKTLIAKRGFDPVLGARPLRRALQRDVEDILAEKILFGEIGAGQIVQVDVAEEGSELPFKFTGVAKTEVPELEPVADGEAGPTA; encoded by the coding sequence ATGTTCGAACGGTTCACCGACCGCGCCAGGCGTGTCATCGTCCTCGCGCAGGACGAAGCGAAGCTGCTCAACCACAACTTCATCGGCACGGAGCACGTCCTGTTGGGGCTCATCCATGAGGGCGAAGGTGTGGCCGCGAGAGCTCTCGAGTCGCTCGGCATCGCGCTCGACGCGGTGCGCGAGCAGGTTGAAGAGATCATCGGCCCCGGCCAGCAGGTGCCCACGGGCCACATCCCGTTCACGCCGCGCGCCAAGAAGGTGCTGGAGCTCTCGCTCCGCGAGGCGCTGCAGATGAACCACAACTACATCGGCACCGAGCACATCCTGCTCGGGCTGATCCGTGAGGGTGAGGGCGTCGCGGCGCAGGTGCTCATCAAGCTGGGGGCCGACCTCAGCCGCGTGCGCAGCACCGTGCTGCAGCTCATCACGGGCTACCAGGGGCGCGAGGCGTCCATGTCGGGCGCCCCGGAGACCGGACCGGAGAAGGGCAACTCCCAGATCCTGGACCAGTTCGGCCGCAACCTGACCCAGGCGGCGCGCGAGAACCAGCTCGACCCGGTCATCGGCCGCACCCAGGAAATTGAGCGGGTGATGACGGTGCTGAGCCGTCGCACCAAGAACAACCCCGTGCTGATCGGTGAGCCCGGCGTCGGCAAGACCGCCGTCGTCGAGGGCCTGTCCCAGGCGATCGTGCGCGGTGACGTGCCCGAGACGCTGCGGGACAAGCAGATCTACACGCTGGACCTGGGCGCACTCGTCGCCGGATCCCGCTACCGCGGTGACTTCGAGGAGCGCCTGAAGAAGGTCCTCAAGGAGATCAAGACCCGCGGCGACATCATGCTGTTCATCGACGAGATCCACACGCTCGTCGGTGCCGGCGCAGCCGAGGGCGCGATCGATGCGGCGAGCATCCTCAAGCCCATGCTGGCTCGGGGGGAGCTGCAGACGATCGGCGCCACGACGCTGGATGAGTACCGCAAGCACATCGAGAAGGACGCCGCGCTGGAGCGCCGGTTCCAGCCGATCCAGGTGGCCGAGCCGTCGGTCGCGATGACCGTCGACATCCTCAAGGGCCTTCGCGACCGCTACGAGGCGCATCACCGGATCACCATCACGGACGAGGCGCTTTCCGCCGCCGCCACGATGGCGGACCGCTACATCCAGGACCGGTTCCTGCCCGACAAGGCGATCGACCTCATCGACGAGGCGGGAGCACGGCTCCGCATCCAGCGGATGACGGCACCGCCGGATCTGCGCGAGTTCGACGAGGCGATTGCGGCCAACAAGCTCCAGAAGGACGCGGCGATCGACGCTCAGGACTTCGAGCGCGCCGCGCGCCTGCGCGACGAGGAGCAGAAGCTCCGGGCACAGCGGGCTGAGAAGGAAGAGGCCTGGAAGCAGGGCGACTCCGACATCCCGGCTGTGGTCGGCGAGGAGGAGATCGCAGTTGTGCTCTCCGGCTCCACGGGCATCCCGGTCTTCAAGCTGACCGAGGAGGAATCGCAGCGACTGCTCCGCATGGAGCAGGAACTGGCGAAGCGATACATCGGCCAGGACGACGCAGTGAAGGCGCTCTCGCGCTCTATCCGCCGTACCCGGGCGGGTCTCAAGGATCCCAAGCGCCCCAGCGGTTCGTTCATCTTCGCCGGACCTTCGGGCGTCGGCAAAACCGAACTCACCAAGGCGCTCACCGAGTTCCTGTTCGGTGACGAGGACGCCCTCATCACGCTGGACATGAGCGAATACTCCGAGAAGCACACCGCCTCGCGGATGTTCGGCTCGCCTCCCGGCTACGTCGGATATGAAGAGGGCGGACAGCTGACCGAAAAGGTCCGCCGCAAGCCCTTCTCCGTGGTGCTCTTCGATGAGATCGAAAAGGCGCATCCCGACATCTTCAACTCGCTTCTGCAGATTCTGGATGAGGGTCGTCTCACCGACGCGCAGGGCCGCGTGGTGGATTTCAAGAACACCGTCATCGTGATGACCACGAACCTTGGATCCAGAGACATCTCGAAGAATGTCAATCTGGGCTTCACCAGGTCCGGTGACACCGAGTCCAGCTACGAGAAGATGAAGGCGAAGGTGTCGGACGAGCTCAAGCAGCACTTCCGTCCCGAGTTCCTCAACCGCGTCGACGAGATCGTGGTCTTCCACCAGCTGACCCAGGCGGACATCGAGCGGATCGTCGACCTCATGGTGGCGCAGATCGAAGGACGCCTCCGCGACAAGGACATGGGCATCGAGCTCACCCCCGCCGCGAAGACGTTGATCGCCAAGCGCGGCTTCGACCCGGTCCTCGGTGCGCGCCCGCTGCGACGGGCACTCCAGCGCGACGTCGAAGACATCCTGGCCGAGAAGATCCTCTTCGGGGAGATCGGCGCCGGCCAGATCGTCCAGGTGGACGTGGCCGAGGAGGGCTCCGAGTTGCCGTTCAAGTTCACCGGTGTGGCCAAGACTGAGGTGCCGGAACTCGAGCCGGTCGCCGACGGCGAAGCCGGGCCGACGGCCTGA
- a CDS encoding thiamine ABC transporter substrate-binding protein produces the protein MKFSATLATVTLVALAACSAPTPGPAEGSAPPTESTELTVVTHDSFTLPDELKEQFAEETGYEVTYLAPGDAGALVNQLILTKDSPLGDVVYGIDNTFASRADDEGILTDYDSPALPQSSTQFDAAGLTPIDFGDVCINADKDWFEERDLPLPTTLDDLTDPRYKDLLVVTNPASSSPGLAFLIATIGAKGDGYLDYWRSLMDNGTLVTSGWSDAYYTEFSGADGEGPRPLVLSYATSPAFTVEDGESSTVALLGTCFRQIEYAGVLAGAENEAGARAFIDFMLSPKVQRAIPTNLYMYPVVADTPLPEEWVKFAPLPTQPIEVSADRISENRDQWIRDWTEATSDF, from the coding sequence ATGAAGTTCAGCGCCACGCTCGCCACCGTCACCCTCGTCGCCCTCGCCGCGTGCAGTGCGCCGACCCCCGGCCCCGCTGAGGGATCCGCACCTCCTACCGAGTCCACGGAGCTCACCGTGGTCACCCACGATTCGTTCACGCTGCCGGACGAGCTGAAAGAGCAGTTCGCCGAGGAGACGGGCTACGAGGTGACGTACCTCGCGCCGGGCGATGCTGGGGCACTGGTGAACCAGCTCATCCTGACCAAGGACTCACCGCTCGGCGACGTCGTCTACGGCATCGACAACACGTTCGCGAGCAGAGCCGACGACGAGGGCATCCTTACGGACTACGACTCCCCCGCACTCCCCCAGTCATCGACGCAGTTCGATGCTGCCGGCCTCACGCCGATCGACTTCGGGGACGTCTGCATCAACGCGGACAAGGACTGGTTCGAGGAACGGGACCTGCCGCTGCCCACCACCCTCGACGACCTGACCGACCCTCGCTACAAGGACCTGCTCGTGGTGACCAACCCGGCGTCGTCCTCGCCCGGTCTGGCCTTCCTCATCGCCACCATCGGGGCCAAGGGCGACGGCTACCTCGACTACTGGCGAAGCCTGATGGACAACGGCACGCTCGTCACGTCCGGCTGGTCGGACGCCTACTACACCGAGTTCTCCGGGGCCGACGGCGAGGGGCCCCGACCGCTCGTCCTCTCGTACGCAACCTCGCCCGCCTTCACCGTCGAGGACGGCGAGTCCTCCACGGTCGCCCTTCTCGGCACCTGCTTCCGCCAGATCGAGTACGCGGGCGTGCTCGCCGGTGCCGAGAACGAGGCGGGGGCCCGCGCGTTCATCGACTTCATGCTGTCGCCGAAAGTCCAGCGGGCGATCCCGACGAACCTCTACATGTACCCGGTGGTCGCCGACACGCCGCTCCCCGAGGAGTGGGTGAAGTTCGCTCCGCTCCCGACGCAACCGATCGAGGTCAGCGCGGACCGCATCAGCGAGAACCGGGACCAGTGGATCAGGGACTGGACCGAGGCCACCAGTGACTTCTGA
- a CDS encoding HEAT repeat domain-containing protein has protein sequence MKYDVTTLINQLDSSVGTDRRHAALALGALQGPEIVPALLAHLKSETDGRVKEDLTWAIVQHADDANDEILALLASESEHERFTGAHVVSKVANPDHFEHVRPLVADTHADVAIKAYRAAANTGGPRAADALAERLGDGDDWQRDALSDAFRRLGEHGVDALVKRLADADAVVRHHAADALGYVGGPEADAAATALETATTDDDPEVRLAAVSALGQLAFAADEPLQRIAEGDDAVLSAIAKRFLEERPAQDPSARR, from the coding sequence ATGAAGTACGACGTGACCACCCTGATCAACCAACTCGATTCCAGCGTCGGCACCGACCGTCGGCACGCCGCCCTCGCTCTGGGCGCTCTCCAAGGTCCCGAGATCGTCCCGGCGCTGCTGGCCCACCTGAAGTCCGAGACGGACGGCCGGGTGAAGGAGGACCTCACCTGGGCCATCGTCCAGCACGCTGACGACGCGAACGACGAGATCCTCGCGCTGCTGGCGAGCGAGTCGGAGCACGAGCGGTTCACCGGCGCACACGTGGTGAGCAAGGTGGCCAACCCCGACCACTTCGAGCACGTCCGGCCGCTCGTGGCTGACACCCACGCCGACGTCGCCATCAAGGCCTACCGTGCCGCTGCCAACACCGGTGGCCCGAGGGCCGCCGACGCCCTGGCTGAGCGCCTCGGTGACGGCGACGACTGGCAGCGCGACGCGCTCAGCGACGCGTTCCGTCGGCTGGGCGAGCACGGCGTCGACGCGCTCGTGAAGCGCCTGGCCGACGCCGACGCCGTCGTCAGGCACCACGCCGCCGACGCGCTCGGCTACGTGGGTGGGCCGGAGGCGGACGCGGCCGCGACCGCACTTGAGACCGCCACCACGGACGACGATCCTGAGGTGAGGCTGGCCGCCGTCTCCGCACTCGGGCAACTGGCCTTCGCCGCCGACGAACCGCTCCAGCGGATTGCGGAGGGCGACGACGCGGTACTGTCCGCGATCGCCAAGCGCTTCCTCGAGGAGCGCCCGGCACAGGATCCGAGCGCTCGGCGCTGA